From Drosophila santomea strain STO CAGO 1482 chromosome 2R, Prin_Dsan_1.1, whole genome shotgun sequence:
TTAAGCGCGCTAGCCAAGATCGCTAGATACTAGTGTTGAGATACCTTGATGGCCGGAGTCGGAGAGCCACTTCGTGACTGGAGCCCGCTTGGAATGGTCCGATCAAGTTGGTCGAAAGTGAGAGTACTCCCGTTGCTGTGGTTCCTGTTCCACGGGATTCCCCCGCTGCTGACCATTCGCCTGCAGCCCTGCGAACTAGCTGGCCAACTTTACATACTGGATGTCCCGAAATCTGAGTTACCCCTGTGGCTTTGCATTGCCGAATTCGAGAGCCGCTTCAACACGCACGTTGTGGGCCAGGCCAATGCGGATGGCTCCCGGGACTACGGACTGTTCCAGATCAGCGATCGCTACTGGTGTGCGCCGCCGAATCGTACGGAGTACTATGCGTTCAACGATTGCAACGTGAATTGCACTCGCCTTCTGAGCGACGACATCACCATGGCCGTCCAGTGCGCTCGGCTCATCCAGAAGCAACAGGGCTGGACGGCCTGGTCCGTCTACCCGGAGTTTTGCAATGGCACTTTGGATGCCATCGATGAGTGCTTCCAGCCAGGGAATGCCACTGATTTGAAGGCCAGCGACGAGCTGGCGGAGGTCAAAGATTCTTAGAGATTGTCTGCCCATTAGGTCATCACTGccgaaatatgaaaatttatgtATGCGAAATTAAAATCTTAATTACCGTTTAAAGTCGACTTGTTTTATTGGACGTTCTGCTGCGAGGCCACAACGAGTTGCTTTTAGTGTGCTTAATTAACTgatttctctcttttttgtttacagcaCCAGTCCGGGAGCCCTGCAAGATGTCACCATGGAGAACTCATGTAAGTTTTACGATGACTATGGCAGATATATTCTCATTGCTAAGTGGACATCTCTAGAGGTGTTAGATTTAAGGAAACTTTCTGGAATTCGCCtgtttttctacttttttCAAGCAGGCTATGAAGTTAACGTTCTACTTCATTAGCATGGAAACCATTGCATATTAGGATTCCGTTTTGGCTACACACACGAGCATTCGTACATTTATTCGGCCGCGCCGTTgccattttatattttatatgtggTTGCGCCCAAACGGCTAGGTGAAAGCTAAAAAATCATGAATAAAAATCGCTCATCGACGTCGCATAATCCGAGAAATCTTAAGATTCTTAGTCAGTGAAGATATCCTCATGCGTTCCTCGACACTCCAAATTAATATCACTACCTCCGTCTTCTTTGCAGATGCTAGTTTCGACGTGGCGCGACCTACGGGCGGCAGCCACTCGCCCTTGGCGATGCAAGGGCGCTCTGTGCGGGAGTTGGAGGAGCAGATGTCCACGCTGCGCAAGGAGAACTTCAATCTAAAGCTGCGCATCTACTTCATGGAGGAGGGTCAGCCGGGTGCCCGGGCCAACAATTCCTCAGACTCCTTGAGCAAACAGCTTATCGATGCCAAGATCGAAATCGAGACGCTGAGAAAAACCGTCGATGAAAAGATGGAGCTGCTCAAGGATGCCGCACGTGCGATCTCTCACCACGAGGAACTGCAACGCAAAGCGGACTTTGACAGCCAGGCAATGATCGACGAGTTGCAAGAGCAGATACACGCCTATCAGGTGAGTTTTATCCATGCCCTTTAGGAAAGCAGTAACTAACagcatttatttgttattctaGGTGGCGGAGTCTGGTCAACCAGGCGAAAACGTTGCTGACGCCAAGAAACTGCTGCGCCTTGAATCGGAGGTGCAGAGATTGGAGGAGGAACTGGTGAAATCCGATGCACGTAACATAGCGGCAAAGAACGAGCTGGAATTCACGCTGGCCGAGCGCCTGGAATCCCTGACAGCCTGTGAGGCCAAGATTCAAGAGCAGGCCATCAAGAATGCCGAGCTGGTGGAGCGCCTCGAAAAGGAAACAGAATCCGCCGAGTCATCCAGCGTAAGTAAATCGATTTAGTAGTAATTCCCTTGTAGAGTACTCGGTAATTGGGTTTACGAGAGCCCTTTATGTTTAGAAGACCCTAGACCCTCTTAAGGCTGAGATAGAAGTCTGTAGGAGGGAGAACCAGACACTGGTGACCTCCACTCGATCCCTAGAACATGAGCTGCTGCGGCAAGTCGGCTCGATGAAGGAGGCCGCCAATACGATGGACGTGCAGCGTCAGTCCATCCTGCTTTTGGAAGTGAGTCCCAACACCCCACTTCCTCAGCCATACCCACCTCAACTTGCCATCCTCCCTCTTCAAGGCCACAATCAAGCGTAAGGAAAAGTCGTACGGAAGTATGATGAAAAACGTGCTGAAGTACGAGGCATTGATAGCCAAGTTGAATGCCGAACTGGAGATAATGAGGCAACAGAATGTTTACTTCCGTGAACTGTCCGAAAACCTGCAGCAGAAGGAGGTGCGGCAACTGGATCGCGGCGTGGCCATCGTGCAGCCGATGCGCATGGCGGCGGATGCCGGGGTTGGTATCACATCTTCTCTTGAACGTAGCGGCAGCACATCCTCATTGCATTCAAACTTCTCATCGATCAGCGTTTTGTGTGGCAGTCAGGGACCATCATCGCACAAGAGCCTTTGCCATTGGAAAGACAGTCAGGTGAAGCCCTTACCATCCAGCGAACCGTGTGCTCAGCTCCTAAAACGTCGTCGTCCACAGCTGCCGCAACAAACGTATCCGTGTCCCCAGTATATCTATCATCAGGGGCATCACCAGACCAGACATACCCATTCCCAGCTGATGGCCATGACGGCTCCAAGTACGGCCTTCTACAACTATTCGCTGCCAAGCTTCACTGGATTCCGGCAGTTCCTTTGGCGCTGGGCCACGTAGCCCTCAAAATCATCCTGTTGGTGGTGCGGGTGCACTCCTGCCTGCAGAATACCCATATCCCGCTTAAAGTGTCCTGTGAGGTCGGCCATTCCTTTCACGGAATCGGACTCCCGCATCTTCCATGTCGGATGAGCTGCTCGTCTAATTTGGACGGCATCTTGTACTCTATTTGATCATCCttcgtttcggtttcgttGATAGTTGAAAGAAATCCATCCAATACAATGAATCCGAAGTTGTCCATATCCATATTCAATTCGAACAATGTCGCTCCCTCAGACGTCGacaaattttttgttaaagTGTATTAAATTTGCTCACCTGTCTCTGTCTCAATTGAATGAATGTTGCTGAGCTCCATTAAACGTATTAGAATAAACCTAAGCTAAGACTtcgtttttttatttctccAAAAGCTGTAGCCATTTCCGGTTTTCTCTGATCACTTTCAGGCCAAGCGAGATCTGGGCGCCCAACTTGCGGATAAGATTTGCGAGCTGCAGGACGCCCAGGAGAAGCTCAAGGAGCGGGAACGGATCCACGAGCAGGCCTGCCGCACCATTCAGAAGCTAATGCAAAAGCTGAGCAGCCAGGAGAAGGAGATAAAGAAGCTTAACCAGGAGAACGAACAGTCGGCAAACAAGGAGGTAAGGATTAATTCCCagctattttctatttgtttatgGCTTTTCCACATATGTTCTTATACaaccaaatatttgcatagcTTTGTTAATTGAATTAGCAAAGAGTGAGTGACTCATTCAGCATATGAACATTGTTGCTTGCTTTGTCACAGtacttaaattattaaaagcgTTATCTGTgctcaaatttaaatttaaacacaaTGACCCTCGATTTCTCGAGTGCGCCACATGCACTGTAGGCTACTAGGGCGTAAGAATTGCTAGGAATACCTAAAGATGCTTCGCTTCTATAATTGAGTGACATAAATATGTCGCCCAACAAACTGCTTATAATGCGTGACacagaaaaatattatttaaaaacatttttttaaatcttgATCTTAGTTTTAAACAAAGTATTTATTATACAAATGATGATGTATTTCTTTTAGAACGACTGCGCTAAGACGGTAATTTCGCCATCCACCAGCGGCCGTTCCATGAGTGACAACGAGGCCAGCTCCCTGGAAATGTCCACCAACCTGAGGGTGCGCTACGAGCTAAAGATCGGCGAGCAGGAGGAGAAGATCAAGCAGTTGCAGACGGAAGTAAAGAAGAAGACGGCGAATCTGCAAAACCTGGTCAACAAGGAGCTATGGGAGAAAAATCGCGAGGTGGAGCGCCTCACGAAGCTGGTGGCTAGCCAGCAGAAGACGTTGCCGCAGATAAGCGAGGAATCCGCCGGCGAAGCAGACCTGCAGCAATCCTTCACGGAGGCGGAGTACATGAGGGCACTGGAGCGTAACAAGCTACTGCAGCGCAAGGTGGATGTGCTCTTCCAGCGCCTTGCAGACGATCAACAGAACAGCGCTGTGATTGGGCAGTTGCGCTTAGAGCTTCAGCAAGCTCGCACGGAGGTGGAGACGGCGGACAAGTGGCGCCTGGAGTGCGTCGATGTCTGCGGTGTGCTGACGAACCGATTGGAAGAGCTGGCTGGGTTCCTCAACTCTCTGCTGAAGCACAAAGATGTTCTTGGCGTGTTGGCCGCAGATCGTCGCAATGCCATGCGCAAGGCGGTGGATCGCAGCTTGGATCTCTCCAAGAGCCTTAATATGACGCTGAATATAACGGCTACATCCTTGGCTGATCAAAGCCTTGCCCAGCTGTGCAATCTCTCCGAGATCCTGTACACCGAAGGCGATGCAAGCCACAAAACTTTCAATTCCCACGAGGAGCTGCACGCCGCTAGTTCCATGGCCCCGACTGTAGAGAACTTAAAGGCCGAAAACAAGGCTCTTAAAAAGGAGTTGGAAAAGCGACGCAGCTCAGAAGGACAGAGGAAAGAGCGCCGCTCCCTGCCACTGCCCTCCCAGCAGTTGGATAACCAGAGCGAATCAGAGGCCTGGTCAGAGCCTGATCGCAAGGTTTCCTTGGCACGTATTGGCCTGGACGAAACTTCCAATAGTCTGGCGGCGCCGGAACAGGCGGTCAGCGAGTCGGAGAGTGAGGGAAGAACCTGCGCTACCCGTCAGGATCGCAATCGCAACAGCGAGCGTATCGCCCAGCTGGAGGAGCAAATTGCCCAGAAAGATGAACGGATGCTTAGTGTACAGTGCCAGATGGTGGATCTGGACAATAGATACAAGCAGGAGCAACTGCGCTTCCTGGATATCAGTCAAAAATTGGAACAATTGCGAGTTATCAACGAAGCTCTCACTGCGGACCTGCAAACTATTGGTTCACACGAGGATCAGCGCATGGTGGAGTTGCAACGCCAGCTGGAGCTTAAGAACCAGCAGATTGACCAACTAAAACTGGCTCAAAGCACTCTGACGGCAGATTCACAGATAACCGAGATGGAACTGCAggcgttgcagcagcaaatgcaggaaatggagcagcagcacGCCGATTCAGTAGACACCCTGCAATCGCAACTAACGCAACTCAAACTAGATGCCGCGCAGCAGTTAGAGGAGCACGAGCGCCTGCACCAGGACGCTCTCGAACGCGACTGGGTGGCACTGACCACTTACCAGGAGCAGGCTCAACAGTTGTTGGAGCTGCAACGATCACTGGACTATCACCAAGAAAACGAGAAGGAGCTGAAGCAGACGCTGGTCGAGAACGAGCTGGCCACGCGGGCCCTCAAAAAGCAACTGGACGAGAGCACACTACAGGCCTCCAAGGCGGTTATGGAGCGCACAAAGGCCTACAACGACAAGCTGCAACTGGAGAAGCGTTCCGAGGAATTGAGGCTGCAACTGGAGGCGCTCAAGGAAGAGCAGCAAAAGCTGCTGCAGAAGCGCTCCAACAGCAGCGATGTTTCCCAGTCCGGTTACACATCCGAAGAGGTGGCTGTGCCCATGGGACCGCCATCGGGTCAGGTTACAACGTCCAAGCAGGCTGGTTCGGCAGTAGTAGGCCAGAGGGTAAACACATCATCTCCCGATCTTGGCATAGAAAGCGATGCCGGCAGGGTATCCAACGTGGAGCTATCCAACGCCCAACGAGCAATGCTCAAGACTGTAGAGCTGAAAACGGAGGGGGCAACGAGCTCAAAGACAAAGTCAGAGGGTGAGTTTATATCAAACTTCTACAAAAAAGAGATTATCCAACTAAAAACTGTTCCTTTAACCACAGAATCTGCTTCGCCCGACAGCAAGAGCAACCTGGCAGCTGGTGCAGCCACAGTACACGACTGTGCCAAGGTAGATCTTGAAAACGCCGAGTTGCGGCGCAAACTAATTCGCACCAAGCGCGCATTTGAAGACACCTACGAAAAGTTGCGTATGGCTaacaaagcaaaagcacaagTTGAGAAAGacatcaaaaatcaaatactAAAAACGCACAACGTGCTGCGAAACGTTCGCTCAAACATGGAGAATGAGTTATAACGATCGCGCCGACGTCCAGTATATCAGCATTAACCCGAGAGGCCATTCACCCAAAGTTCAATTGCCATTTCAAATTGTTCTTGCCATTCATATAATTTATCTGCATTGTATTTTGTTGTCTCGTTGCTAACTTGATGTCAATTATTtatgttcttttttttgcttaaaaagACCGAAAACAACGAAGCTATTAGTACGAAATACCCATGCATTTTCTAAAGACTGTTGAGGGAATCGAACCCATTGAATGAAATACCACACACCTGTTTTAAGCACAGAACAAAGCTAACTTGAAACTGAGTGCTGACAATATGTATCTAACCCGGCGCACTCATTCATATTGAATGACACATGTATATTAGACTGTATATATAACTATTCCCTAGTATCATAACTTTTACGAATATTCTCTAGCATACTCGACCTGATTCTTGTCTCGCATAACCCTCCATTTTGCAATCACTTGCGTGTAGTTAATGCCTGATCAATGTATTCTCCTACTGCTTAACTGCTCTAATCCTTGATTTCAGTTAACCATCGAAACGGATATTGAAATAATTGTTTGACTTGCCGGCCAAAACGGTTTAACTACGTTGCCATCCAATAACTCTTTTTTCGTTCGAAACATCCCTTGTACAATGTGTAAAAAGTAGTGTGCGTTGTCCTGGAGAACAAGATCTAGAACTTAAGCCATTTGTACCCGTCGTTTTATGGAATAAACACCTGCGTTAGAATTATTTGTACGTGTTTTGTATTAACTGGAGTTGTGGGCGCGAcgaattttttaaataatgtgCACTATATAGGATGAGGATGGGTTTTTTATAAGTTTCTAGAACTTAATGTcaacttaaatataaaaaaacgtTTAATTTCCTAACTGCATTGAGCATTTTTTTGGTTCCATGCCaaacataaacatacaaaactaaaaaaaaatctttaacGGACTTTTTGAATAGTCAACCAACGATAGTCGCTAAATTGCGAACAGCTGTTTTGCGGCAGCGTTGCCAGACCGTCGAGAGTGCGAATGCAACCGTGCCAgctgaaattaataaaaagcgcaaaatggcaaaaaacaaaaagcagcaTCGAGACTCGTGTTTACCATAACTATAGAGCCATAAACCGTTAAGGCAATTTGGGTTCCAAGTTCAGTTAGAGAAGAAAGCTTGCAACGGTGTAAGAGCACCTTATCGCCTTGCTTGCGGCTTTGTTTACCACcttatcaaaataaatatatgtacatatgtacatatgaacGCAGGCTATGCACATACATTATTCACTGTGCTCAAATAGAACGCCATGCAATCTATCAGTGCGTAAATATTAGTGCGGTGTAGTGTTTAGCATTTATGTTTGCTGCCATAAATGATTTCGCCTTCTTCGCGGAACTGAACTGAACGGATTGTGTGGAATTGCAACTACAAACGGAAGCCAAACAACGGCC
This genomic window contains:
- the LOC120447053 gene encoding centrosomin isoform X7, which produces MNKNRSSTSHNPRNLKILNASFDVARPTGGSHSPLAMQGRSVRELEEQMSTLRKENFNLKLRIYFMEEGQPGARANNSSDSLSKQLIDAKIEIETLRKTVDEKMELLKDAARAISHHEELQRKADFDSQAMIDELQEQIHAYQVAESGQPGENVADAKKLLRLESEVQRLEEELVKSDARNIAAKNELEFTLAERLESLTACEAKIQEQAIKNAELVERLEKETESAESSSAKRDLGAQLADKICELQDAQEKLKERERIHEQACRTIQKLMQKLSSQEKEIKKLNQENEQSANKENDCAKTVISPSTSGRSMSDNEASSLEMSTNLRVRYELKIGEQEEKIKQLQTEVKKKTANLQNLVNKELWEKNREVERLTKLVASQQKTLPQISEESAGEADLQQSFTEAEYMRALERNKLLQRKVDVLFQRLADDQQNSAVIGQLRLELQQARTEVETADKWRLECVDVCGVLTNRLEELAGFLNSLLKHKDVLGVLAADRRNAMRKAVDRSLDLSKSLNMTLNITATSLADQSLAQLCNLSEILYTEGDASHKTFNSHEELHAASSMAPTVENLKAENKALKKELEKRRSSEGQRKERRSLPLPSQQLDNQSESEAWSEPDRKVSLARIGLDETSNSLAAPEQAVSESESEGRTCATRQDRNRNSERIAQLEEQIAQKDERMLSVQCQMVDLDNRYKQEQLRFLDISQKLEQLRVINEALTADLQTIGSHEDQRMVELQRQLELKNQQIDQLKLAQSTLTADSQITEMELQALQQQMQEMEQQHADSVDTLQSQLTQLKLDAAQQLEEHERLHQDALERDWVALTTYQEQAQQLLELQRSLDYHQENEKELKQTLVENELATRALKKQLDESTLQASKAVMERTKAYNDKLQLEKRSEELRLQLEALKEEQQKLLQKRSNSSDVSQSGYTSEEVAVPMGPPSGQVTTSKQAGSAVVGQRVNTSSPDLGIESDAGRVSNVELSNAQRAMLKTVELKTEGATSSKTKSEESASPDSKSNLAAGAATVHDCAKVDLENAELRRKLIRTKRAFEDTYEKLRMANKAKAQVEKDIKNQILKTHNVLRNVRSNMENEL
- the LOC120447053 gene encoding centrosomin isoform X10, coding for MNKNRSSTSHNPRNLKILNASFDVARPTGGSHSPLAMQGRSVRELEEQMSTLRKENFNLKLRIYFMEEGQPGARANNSSDSLSKQLIDAKIEIETLRKTVDEKMELLKDAARAISHHEELQRKADFDSQAMIDELQEQIHAYQVAESGQPGENVADAKKLLRLESEVQRLEEELVKSDARNIAAKNELEFTLAERLESLTACEAKIQEQAIKNAELVERLEKETESAESSSKTLDPLKAEIEVCRRENQTLVTSTRSLEHELLRQVGSMKEAANTMDVQRQSILLLEATIKRKEKSYGSMMKNVLKYEALIAKLNAELEIMRQQNVYFRELSENLQQKEVRQLDRGVAIVQPMRMAADAGRFVWQSGTIIAQEPLPLERQSAAATNVSVSPVYLSSGASPDQTYPFPADGHDGSKYGLLQLFAAKLHWIPAVPLALGHVALKIILLVVRVHSCLQNTHIPLKVSCEVGHSFHGIGLPHLPCRMSCSSNLDGILYSI
- the LOC120447053 gene encoding centrosomin isoform X9; the encoded protein is MNKNRSSTSHNPRNLKILNASFDVARPTGGSHSPLAMQGRSVRELEEQMSTLRKENFNLKLRIYFMEEGQPGARANNSSDSLSKQLIDAKIEIETLRKTVDEKMELLKDAARAISHHEELQRKADFDSQAMIDELQEQIHAYQVAESGQPGENVADAKKLLRLESEVQRLEEELVKSDARNIAAKNELEFTLAERLESLTACEAKIQEQAIKNAELVERLEKETESAESSSKTLDPLKAEIEVCRRENQTLVTSTRSLEHELLRQVGSMKEAANTMDVQRQSILLLEATIKRKEKSYGSMMKNVLKYEALIAKLNAELEIMRQQNVYFRELSENLQQKEVRQLDRGVAIVQPMRMAADAGRFVWQSGTIIAQEPLPLERQSGEALTIQRTVCSAPKTSSSTAAATNVSVSPVYLSSGASPDQTYPFPADGHDGSKYGLLQLFAAKLHWIPAVPLALGHVALKIILLVVRVHSCLQNTHIPLKVSCEVGHSFHGIGLPHLPCRMSCSSNLDGILYSI
- the LOC120447053 gene encoding centrosomin isoform X8; this encodes MDQSKQVLRDYCGDGNGTCASSLREITLIETVTSFLEENGASEIDRRVLRKLAEALSKSIDDTSPGALQDVTMENSYASFDVARPTGGSHSPLAMQGRSVRELEEQMSTLRKENFNLKLRIYFMEEGQPGARANNSSDSLSKQLIDAKIEIETLRKTVDEKMELLKDAARAISHHEELQRKADFDSQAMIDELQEQIHAYQVAESGQPGENVADAKKLLRLESEVQRLEEELVKSDARNIAAKNELEFTLAERLESLTACEAKIQEQAIKNAELVERLEKETESAESSSKTLDPLKAEIEVCRRENQTLVTSTRSLEHELLRQVGSMKEAANTMDVQRQSILLLEATIKRKEKSYGSMMKNVLKYEALIAKLNAELEIMRQQNVYFRELSENLQQKEVRQLDRGVAIVQPMRMAADAGVGITSSLERSGSTSSLHSNFSSISVLCGSQGPSSHKSLCHWKDSQLPQQTYPCPQYIYHQGHHQTRHTHSQLMAMTAPSTAFYNYSLPSFTGFRQFLWRWAT
- the LOC120447053 gene encoding centrosomin isoform X4 codes for the protein MNKNRSSTSHNPRNLKILNASFDVARPTGGSHSPLAMQGRSVRELEEQMSTLRKENFNLKLRIYFMEEGQPGARANNSSDSLSKQLIDAKIEIETLRKTVDEKMELLKDAARAISHHEELQRKADFDSQAMIDELQEQIHAYQVAESGQPGENVADAKKLLRLESEVQRLEEELVKSDARNIAAKNELEFTLAERLESLTACEAKIQEQAIKNAELVERLEKETESAESSSKTLDPLKAEIEVCRRENQTLVTSTRSLEHELLRQVGSMKEAANTMDVQRQSILLLEATIKRKEKSYGSMMKNVLKYEALIAKLNAELEIMRQQNVYFRELSENLQQKEVRQLDRGVAIVQPMRMAADAGAKRDLGAQLADKICELQDAQEKLKERERIHEQACRTIQKLMQKLSSQEKEIKKLNQENEQSANKENDCAKTVISPSTSGRSMSDNEASSLEMSTNLRVRYELKIGEQEEKIKQLQTEVKKKTANLQNLVNKELWEKNREVERLTKLVASQQKTLPQISEESAGEADLQQSFTEAEYMRALERNKLLQRKVDVLFQRLADDQQNSAVIGQLRLELQQARTEVETADKWRLECVDVCGVLTNRLEELAGFLNSLLKHKDVLGVLAADRRNAMRKAVDRSLDLSKSLNMTLNITATSLADQSLAQLCNLSEILYTEGDASHKTFNSHEELHAASSMAPTVENLKAENKALKKELEKRRSSEGQRKERRSLPLPSQQLDNQSESEAWSEPDRKVSLARIGLDETSNSLAAPEQAVSESESEGRTCATRQDRNRNSERIAQLEEQIAQKDERMLSVQCQMVDLDNRYKQEQLRFLDISQKLEQLRVINEALTADLQTIGSHEDQRMVELQRQLELKNQQIDQLKLAQSTLTADSQITEMELQALQQQMQEMEQQHADSVDTLQSQLTQLKLDAAQQLEEHERLHQDALERDWVALTTYQEQAQQLLELQRSLDYHQENEKELKQTLVENELATRALKKQLDESTLQASKAVMERTKAYNDKLQLEKRSEELRLQLEALKEEQQKLLQKRSNSSDVSQSGYTSEEVAVPMGPPSGQVTTSKQAGSAVVGQRVNTSSPDLGIESDAGRVSNVELSNAQRAMLKTVELKTEGATSSKTKSEESASPDSKSNLAAGAATVHDCAKVDLENAELRRKLIRTKRAFEDTYEKLRMANKAKAQVEKDIKNQILKTHNVLRNVRSNMENEL
- the LOC120447053 gene encoding centrosomin isoform X12, which gives rise to MNKNRSSTSHNPRNLKILNASFDVARPTGGSHSPLAMQGRSVRELEEQMSTLRKENFNLKLRIYFMEEGQPGARANNSSDSLSKQLIDAKIEIETLRKTVDEKMELLKDAARAISHHEELQRKADFDSQAMIDELQEQIHAYQVAESGQPGENVADAKKLLRLESEVQRLEEELVKSDARNIAAKNELEFTLAERLESLTACEAKIQEQAIKNAELVERLEKETESAESSSKTLDPLKAEIEVCRRENQTLVTSTRSLEHELLRQVGSMKEAANTMDVQRQSILLLEATIKRKEKSYGSMMKNVLKYEALIAKLNAELEIMRQQNVYFRELSENLQQKEVRQLDRGVAIVQPMRMAADAGRFVWQSGTIIAQEPLPLERQSAAATNVSVSPVYLSSGASPDQTYPFPADGHDGSKYGLLQLFAAKLHWIPAVPLALGHVALKIILLVVRVHSCLQNTHIPLKAKRDLGAQLADKICELQDAQEKLKERERIHEQACRTIQKLMQKLSSQEKEIKKLNQENEQSANKENDCAKTVISPSTSGRSMSDNEASSLEMSTNLRVRYELKIGEQEEKIKQLQTEVKKKTANLQNLVNKELWEKNREVERLTKLVASQQKTLPQISEESAGEADLQQSFTEAEYMRALERNKLLQRKVDVLFQRLADDQQNSAVIGQLRLELQQARTEVETADKWRLECVDVCGVLTNRLEELAGFLNSLLKHKDVLGVLAADRRNAMRKAVDRSLDLSKSLNMTLNITATSLADQSLAQLCNLSEILYTEGDASHKTFNSHEELHAASSMAPTVENLKAENKALKKELEKRRSSEGQRKERRSLPLPSQQLDNQSESEAWSEPDRKVSLARIGLDETSNSLAAPEQAVSESESEGRTCATRQDRNRNSERIAQLEEQIAQKDERMLSVQCQMVDLDNRYKQEQLRFLDISQKLEQLRVINEALTADLQTIGSHEDQRMVELQRQLELKNQQIDQLKLAQSTLTADSQITEMELQALQQQMQEMEQQHADSVDTLQSQLTQLKLDAAQQLEEHERLHQDALERDWVALTTYQEQAQQLLELQRSLDYHQENEKELKQTLVENELATRALKKQLDESTLQASKAVMERTKAYNDKLQLEKRSEELRLQLEALKEEQQKLLQKRSNSSDVSQSGYTSEEVAVPMGPPSGQVTTSKQAGSAVVGQRVNTSSPDLGIESDAGRVSNVELSNAQRAMLKTVELKTEGATSSKTKSEESASPDSKSNLAAGAATVHDCAKVDLENAELRRKLIRTKRAFEDTYEKLRMANKAKAQVEKDIKNQILKTHNVLRNVRSNMENEL